The Burkholderia cepacia ATCC 25416 genome includes a window with the following:
- a CDS encoding ABC transporter permease has protein sequence MNGFFLHLSIADWVNGALETFVAQYGDSFHHFSVLVLRYLLVPLEGALRVAPPWLVLLVVGAIAWNATRRIGLGALFMLLLYAIGCFGLWDKLMQTLALMLVATVLSVAIGVPAGILASRSAWLRRMLLPVLDVMQTLPSFVYLIPVLMLFGLGKVPAILATIIYALPPLIRLTDLGIRQVDPDVTEAARAFGTTRWQLLVNVQLPLARPSIMAGINQTTMMALSMVVIASMIGSRGLGEDVLAGIQTLDVGKGTQAGLAIVILAIVIDRISQGFGQERRARRRLAQQRRQKGASRVPYRLPRKAQPAGVDSNQATQSSRA, from the coding sequence ATGAACGGCTTCTTTCTGCACCTGTCGATCGCCGACTGGGTGAACGGCGCGCTCGAGACTTTCGTCGCGCAATACGGCGACAGCTTCCATCACTTCAGCGTGCTCGTGCTGCGCTACCTGCTCGTGCCGCTCGAAGGCGCGCTGCGCGTGGCGCCGCCGTGGCTCGTGCTGCTGGTCGTCGGCGCGATCGCGTGGAATGCGACGCGCCGCATCGGCCTCGGCGCGCTCTTCATGCTGCTGCTCTACGCGATCGGCTGCTTCGGCCTGTGGGACAAGCTGATGCAGACGCTCGCGCTGATGCTCGTCGCGACGGTGCTGTCGGTCGCGATCGGCGTGCCGGCCGGCATCCTCGCATCGCGCAGCGCGTGGCTGCGGCGGATGCTGCTGCCCGTGCTCGACGTGATGCAGACGCTGCCGAGCTTCGTGTACCTGATCCCGGTGCTGATGCTGTTCGGGCTCGGCAAGGTGCCCGCGATTCTCGCGACGATCATCTATGCGCTGCCGCCGCTGATCCGCCTGACCGATCTCGGCATCCGCCAGGTCGATCCGGACGTGACGGAGGCCGCGCGTGCGTTCGGCACGACGCGCTGGCAGTTGCTCGTCAACGTGCAGTTGCCGCTCGCGCGGCCGAGCATCATGGCCGGCATCAACCAGACGACGATGATGGCGCTGTCGATGGTCGTGATCGCGTCGATGATCGGCTCGCGCGGGCTCGGCGAGGACGTGCTCGCGGGCATCCAGACGCTCGACGTCGGCAAGGGCACGCAGGCCGGCCTCGCGATCGTGATCCTCGCGATCGTGATCGACCGGATCAGCCAGGGCTTCGGCCAGGAGCGGCGTGCACGCCGCCGGCTCGCGCAGCAGCGCCGGCAGAAGGGCGCGTCGCGCGTGCCGTACCGGCTGCCGCGCAAGGCGCAGCCGGCGGGCGTCGATTCGAATCAGGCGACGCAATCGTCGCGGGCATAG